The Streptomyces sp. NBC_01571 genome includes the window GGTACCGGCACATCACCCTGTCGATGCTGGCCGCCGCATTCCTGGCGGTACAGGCCGCCACAGGCGACGCTGACGCTCCCGCACCGCTCCGGGAAGCCCTCAGCGGTGACCAGTCTGATGAGGAGCCCAAAGGGGGGAGCGCGAGGACATCATCAGCCCCGAACAGCTCATCCCCTACACCGCGGCCGAGATCCGCAAGCTCCTTACGCTCATCCACCCGCCACCCCCACCCGAGCACGGTCGGACCGCCCACGGACTGTGTTGGTCACGCTGGCGACGACGTCACCAGGCCGACGCTAACGGGCATCATCGCAGACGCCGGGTTCGCGAACTCGCCCTGAATTACAACTGAAGGGTCTGAGCGTCACACGACGCAGAAACCGGTGGCCTTGAGAGCTTGGTTGATCTGCTTGCCCTGGGCCTCGGTGGTGGTGACGTCCTTGTAAGTGAAGCGCTGCGAGGCGAGGTGGTCGAGGCGCTGCGCACCGGCGTTGATGGCGCTGCACTGGTTTCGGGCGGCGTCGACGGCCTTGTCCTCGTAACGGGAGGCGGCCGGGGCAGCGGCGGCCAGGGCTCGGAGCAGTCGGGCCCGGGCGGCGCCGGTCGGCTTCGGCGGGATGCCGGTTGCCTTCGCGAGGGCATCGACGCTCGGCGTCGCGGCCGCGGTGGAGACCGCCTTGCTGGGCGCCGTGGGGGCCTTGTTGGGCTTGCTGTCGGCCCTGCTGTTGCCGTCGTCGCAGGCGGTGAGCGCGGCGGCCGTCGCGAGCAGGAGGACGGCGAGCAGGGTGGCGCGGTTCTTCAAGGTCCCCCCATGGGATCCGAGTTGAGCGGACATCATGCCGCGAGTGTGGTGTCGGTTTCGCAAGTTGCCGAAGACGCGTAAGTAGAAGGTCGTACGGTACAGGGCTACAGCATCCACGGGTCGAGGCCGGTGCGGATCACCCGGGCGGCGCGGGCGCGCTGGTCGAAGAGGCGGATCCCCAAGGACTCTTGATGCGGCCCCGCGAGACCCTCACCGGCAGCCAGGGCCGGAAGCTGCTGGAGGTCCGGCTCGCCCGTCCGGACATTGCGGATGCCGGCATCCGGCCGCAGCCGCGGAGAGACGTCCACCGCCAACATCGGGCGGCCGTTGTTCGCATGACGAGCTTAGACTCTGGCGGTGATCGAGATCCTCGACAACCTGGACACGCTGTCCCGGCCACACCTCGACCTCACGGCTGTCAGGCTGGGCGGCGTAGCCCTGGGGGCACCAGCCACCAGCGTTCCACGCCGGAGCATCGTCGAGGCCCAGTCCTCCCTGGTCGTCCGGTACCGCGGCGGGACCGACATCGACAGCGAGTACTACGACGCGGACGGGCGGCGGCTGACCCTCGACGAGGTCGTCAACCACGCTGCCCAGTCAGACGGATTCTTGTACTGCGCCGACAAGCTCTCCTACAAGGTTCGAGCCGGGACGGTCGTCGGCTTCGCGATCTACGGACCGCACCTGTCCCACTTCGCCCACCTGACCTCGTACGAGGAACTCCTGGGCGCGTTCGGCACACCCGACCGGGCGCGCGAAGACGAGGTATACGGCGACCTCATGGGCTACGACGCCTACTACTGGGGCGCGCAGAAGCACGTGAGCTGGGACGCCTGGGACCACCGAATAAGCCTGATCAACCTGGGCGCCTTCGAAGGAAACACAGGCCCATGACTGTGCCAGACCCAGGCTACGAGCGTTCTCCGGCGTGATCTTGATGGTGGCGGCCCGCCCGTAGCGAAACCCACGTACTGAGGTTGGACGCCAGGCTGACTGCCTGTACCTGATACGGCCGTGCCATGACGGTATGCGTGGTGGCCCTGAGTTCGTTGCGCGCCGCCGTCAGCCATGTTTGGATCACCCGATGAACCTTCTGTTGACGGCGAGTGGCCTGCGCAACGAGACGCTGCGGGATGCGCTGCGGGACATGCTGGGAAAGCCGTTCGGTTCGGCGAACGTCGTGTACGTTCCCACGGCATCCGTGGCCGAGCCCGGTGACCACGGGTGGGTCGTCGCGGACATGAACCGGCTGCACGGCCTCGGCTGGCGGGAGTTCGACATCCTGGAGCTGAACGGCCTGCCCCGGCAGATGGTGCTCGACCGGCTGCTCCACGCCGACGTCATCCATGTCGAGGGAGGCAGCCACTACCACCTCGCGCGCAGCATCACCGGCAACGGCCTGGCCGACGGCTTCCTGGAGGCGCTGGAGAGCCGCGTCTATGTGGGGGTCAGCGCCGGATCAATGATCTTCAGCCGTAATCTCACCGGACACTCCGCCGACGTCATCGGGGACTCCACGGACCTCCACATTCTCGGCGCGACGACCGTGGAGCCGCCGTTCGGCCTCTTCGACTGGTATCTCAAGCCCCACCTGTACTCGCCGGATTTCCCCGAGCGGGACGACGCCTGGGCTGACCGCATCGCCGAGCGGGCGGACTTCCCGATCTACTTCATCGACGACGACTCGGCCGTTCGGGTCAGGGGCGGCAAGGTGGATGTCGTTTCTGAAGGCCGGTGGCGGTTCCATCCGTGACCCAACGCGTGGTGGCGCCCACCGGTTCGCCGATCCCCTGCTGCGCCAGGTCGAACGTGCCAGGCGCCTCCAGGCCCCCTCGGCGGAGTAGCCATCCCACCGCCGTCGGGGACCACGGGTTCCGTGAACGTCGGAACCACCAGGTCTGGAACCAGGGACCCGGAGTGGATCGCCGGACTCGCCCCCAAGACAAGCGGGAACGTCAAGAGAGGTTCGGCGCCTCGGCCCCCGGCTGCGGGACCTGAGTGGTCTGAGCGGCGATCAGCACCGTGCACTGCCCGGCCGGCCCCGCAGCGCCGGTGCGGTAGCCCTGGGGGCTGATTCGGCCCGCGGTGCCGGTCATTACGCCGGTTGGGGTATCCGGGGTGCTGTCCAAGGCGTGGGCGATGCCGAAGTCCGGTACCCACGGCCCGTCCGGCGCCAGGATGACGTTCCCCCGCTTCACATCGCGGTGCACCACCCCGGCCGCGTGGA containing:
- a CDS encoding Type 1 glutamine amidotransferase-like domain-containing protein, with translation MNLLLTASGLRNETLRDALRDMLGKPFGSANVVYVPTASVAEPGDHGWVVADMNRLHGLGWREFDILELNGLPRQMVLDRLLHADVIHVEGGSHYHLARSITGNGLADGFLEALESRVYVGVSAGSMIFSRNLTGHSADVIGDSTDLHILGATTVEPPFGLFDWYLKPHLYSPDFPERDDAWADRIAERADFPIYFIDDDSAVRVRGGKVDVVSEGRWRFHP